A region from the Vicia villosa cultivar HV-30 ecotype Madison, WI linkage group LG3, Vvil1.0, whole genome shotgun sequence genome encodes:
- the LOC131655814 gene encoding uncharacterized protein LOC131655814 yields MAPNRWIRPEVYPLFVPVGMAVGLCAMQLVRNLTTNPEVRVTKQNRAAGILDNQTEGEKYSQHFVRKFVRGKSPEIMPSVNGFFSNPN; encoded by the exons ATGGCTCCCAACAGATGGATTAGACCTGAG GTATACCCACTTTTTGTGCCTGTTGGTATGGCTGTTGGCCTCTGTGCTATGCAACTTGTTAGAAACTTAACCACTAATCCTGAAGTCAG GGTAACCAAACAGAACAGAGCTGCAGGAATTCTTGACAATCAAACCGAGGGTGAGAAATATTCTCAACACTTTGTGAGGAAGTTTGTCCGTGGCAAGAGCCCGGAGATTATGCCATCTGTCAACGGCTTCTTCTCCAATCCAAACTAA
- the LOC131655815 gene encoding mitotic spindle checkpoint protein MAD2 codes for MAAKTVTKDIITLRGSAAIVSEFFGYAANSILYNRGVYPEETFVKVKKYGLPMLLTEDEGVKSFITNLTAQLSEWLEAGKLQRIVLVIMSKATGEVLERWNFSIETDNEVVEKGVSREKSDKEIMREIQAIMRQIASSITYLPCLDEPCVFDVLAYTDTDVAVPFTWVESDPKLIENPQMVKLHSFDTKIHKVDTLVSYKNDEWDEQ; via the exons ATGGCCGCTAAAACAGTCACCAAAGACATAATCACTCTCCGTGGTTCTGCAGCAATCGTTAGCGAGTTCTTCG GATATGCTGCAAACAG TATCCTTTATAATCGAGGTGTTTATCCAGAAGAAACGTTTGTGAAAGTGAAGAAATATGGCCTTCCGATGTTGCTTACCGAAGACGAGGGTGTTAAATCTTTTATTACCAATTTAACTGCTCAGCTTTCTG aATGGCTTGAAGCTGGCAAGTTACAGAGGATTGTGCTTGTTATAATGAGCAAGGCTACTGGTGAAGTTCTTGAAAGGTGGAACTTCAGCATTGAGACGGATAACGAGGTTGTTGAGAAGGGTGTGTCGAGGGAGAAGAGTGACAAGGAAATCATGAGAGAGATACAGGCCATTATGAGGCAGATTGCTTCTAGTATCACCTATTTACCATGCCTGGATGAACCTT GTGTTTTTGATGTGTTAGCATATACTGACACGGACGTGGCAGTTCCATTCACTTGGGTTGAGAGTGATCCAAAGCTGATTGAAAATCCGCAAATGGTGAAATTGCATTCATTTGATACTAAG ATTCACAAGGTTGACACACTTGTATCATATAAGAATGACGAATGGGATGAGCAGTAA